The Spirochaetota bacterium genome contains the following window.
TATTAAAGAGGCTCAACACGACCGAGAGATTGCTATTGGACCAGCTGGAAAAACTTTTCGCCAAGCTCAACGTCAAGGGCGACAAGAGGATGCTCTCTCACGCCTTCTTCGCATCAATGAACGGCGTTCTCATTACCTTCAGGAATTATCCGGGGAGAAGCAAGAAAGACGTGGCGCTCCATATGAGAAAAATAGGGAAAATAATAGCGTCAAAATTTAAAGATTGATCCCAGCGCGCGCAACCCCCGTAGCTTACTGCGGGGTATTTTAACCAGTCGTTCGCTCCCCGCTGTTCACGACCGCGGGGAGTGAACCAGAATCATTGACTTATACACAACTCATCAATTCTTCCCTTCAACTTCAGCCAGCGCCATGTCCTGGTAGGCGTGGAACAAGCGATGGCAAAAATTGTCCCAGCTTCGGCAGACCTCCAGCGTCTTCTCGTCCGGCTGGAAAAGATTGGGATGCGACAGGAGCGATACGGCTTCAGCCGCGAATTTTTTAACGGTGGCGGCGTCCGAATCGGATAACAGGTCGGAAATGAATTCAGCCGGCCCGTACCAGCCTGCGGCTTTTTTAAGGTCGTTGAATATCTGGGTCAGGAGCACATTCCGTGGTCCCTCCCAGAGCTCGTTGATGGCCGAATCCCTGTAAAGCCGCGGCAGGGAGGAAAAATCCTCCATCACGCCGTGGCCCCCGAAGATCGACATGGCCGTTCTGATGACGTCGGTCGAATCCCAGGCGGCGGCTATTTTTTGAAGCATGATAAGCTCGCGGACCTTGAATTTTCTTTTCTTTTGTTCCATGGAATCGCCCGCATCATTATCAAGGCCCAGGAATTCATTATAGAGCTTGAACGCGCCGGCCGAGGTCCTTTTTGTAGCGTTCTCAATATCCCGTAGCTGGACCCTGACGAGGGGGAAATTACCCACAGCCATGCCGAAAGCCTCCCTGAATTCACTGTACTTCTTCGCTTCCCTTGACGCCCGTGACATGAACGCCGCGGCGCTGAGACCGACGGTAAGCCTGGAATAGGTCAGCACGATGCCGACCACATTGGCGACCCCCCTGTCCAGGGGCCCGACGGGATAGGCGACAGCCCCGTTGAAGGTCAGCTCCCCCGTTGTCAGTTCGCTGGTGCCAATTTTCCATTTTATCCTGTCGATCGTGTAGCCGTTGCGGATCTCTTTTTCTTTATTGCCCGGAAGCCACGAAGGCATGACGAAAAGCGCCACCTTTTCAGAGCCGGAAGGCTTGGCCGTTACCACGACATAGTCAGCGTGGGTCGCGGAACAGAAGAACTTGGCGCCGTAGAGTCGCCAGGTATCGCCCTCCTTGACCGCCTCGAGCACATTGGCCGGGACATCGGAGCCGCCGTGTATTTCGGAAAGGTACTGGGCGCCGATGGCCAAATCGCCGTCAATGCCCTCTTTGCAGTGCCGGAGAATCTGATTTGTCTCAGGCGTATCCG
Protein-coding sequences here:
- a CDS encoding acyl-CoA dehydrogenase family protein — encoded protein: MSFPNRNNPYDFNTFLEWRNGVDYYADDLFLQKVLRHYSGAAWEEADREARKTSKKASFRWRDMAVSIAVPEKRPFMTHYDGHHNRIDRIVRPRETEIMEKEVFGEKLFSDEFSPWVKLIRMMIIYQNGEACIACPVTCTEGLVKLLEKYADTPETNQILRHCKEGIDGDLAIGAQYLSEIHGGSDVPANVLEAVKEGDTWRLYGAKFFCSATHADYVVVTAKPSGSEKVALFVMPSWLPGNKEKEIRNGYTIDRIKWKIGTSELTTGELTFNGAVAYPVGPLDRGVANVVGIVLTYSRLTVGLSAAAFMSRASREAKKYSEFREAFGMAVGNFPLVRVQLRDIENATKRTSAGAFKLYNEFLGLDNDAGDSMEQKKRKFKVRELIMLQKIAAAWDSTDVIRTAMSIFGGHGVMEDFSSLPRLYRDSAINELWEGPRNVLLTQIFNDLKKAAGWYGPAEFISDLLSDSDAATVKKFAAEAVSLLSHPNLFQPDEKTLEVCRSWDNFCHRLFHAYQDMALAEVEGKN